AGTCAGGTTGTGCGTGTCCAGCGTGCGCTGCGAGACGCCGACGCAGCGGCGCTTCGCGTCAGGCGAATAAACGACGAATGCGCAATCGAGCAGGGCGCCTGCCCCCGGCACGTCGGCCAGCATGCTGGCAATCATTCCCGCTGTGCAGGACTCGGCGGTGACGAGCGTCAGCCCGTTCTCGCGCATGAAAACGGCGACGCGATCGATGGTGTTCATGGCTTTCCTCCAAATGAAGAGAAAGCAACTGTCGGACCCGGGCCTGACGGTTGCTCGTCAGCAGCGCCGCCAGGTGGAATTGGCGCTGGCTGCGGGACCGAGGAGAAGTTGCATGGACATCCAGTGGGAAAACATTTTCACGTTCAGCATGTCGCCCATCGAAATCATCATTCGGGGCACCATCACCTATTGGTTCATCTTCATCCTGATGCGCTTGGCCGGCCGCCGCGACGTCGGTTCTCTCGGGATGGCGGACGTGCTGGTGGTCGTTTTGATTTCCGACGCGGCGCAGAACGCCATGGCCGGCGAGTACAAGGCCGTGCCCGATGGCATGGTGCTGATCGCCACGATCGTGTTCTGGAGCGTCTTCATCGATCGGCTGGCATATGCGTTCCCGCGCGTGCGTCCGCTGTTGCAGCCGCCCAAGCTGTGCATCGTCAAGGACGGGGAGCTGCAGCGCCGGGCGATGCGGCGCGAAAGCATCACGCCGGACGAGCTGGAAAGCGAATTGCGCCAGAAAGGCATCACCGATGTGGCGGACGTGCGGCGCGCGTACATCGAGCCGGACGGCTCCATCAGCGTGATCAAGAGGCCGGGCGCTTGAGCGACGGGATGGCGGGCCTGGCGCGCGGCGGCGTCCGCGCGGGCGGCGCGTGGGTTGCGGCCGCCGCCGGCGCGGATGCGGGCACCGGCGGCCTTTCTTTCAGGCGCCGGACGTACGAGGGCAGGAAACGGCGCAGTTCGCCGTTGGGAAAGCGGATGTCCACCCGCTCGAGCGTTACGGATTCCACGACGCCGGCGCCATACCGGCGCACGCGCACGCCATCGCCCACGTGGAGGGCGTTCGGCTTGCTTTCGGGCTGCTCCCGATCCGGCAGGTCGCCGGCCTGCGCCGCGGCTTCGGCCTGACGGGCCAGGTCGCAGCTGTCGCAGTGGCTGCACCGCTCCCAGGCCGGTTCCTCGCCGAAATGCGCCAGCAGCATGTGCCAGCGGCATCGCCCGCTGCGCGCGTAGGCGACCATGGACTCGAGCGTCTTGCGGTCCGTTTCGGCTCTTTCTTCGTAAGCGCGCGCGGCGTTCGCGATCTGCTCGTCCCGGTCGGCGCCGTTTGACGGCGCGTCCTTCAGTCGCAGGATGGCGTCACGGCCGTCGCGCGCCTCTCGCGCCACGATATCCGCGTCGGCCAGCAGCTTCACGGCGACCTGCAATTTCCGCAGTCCGGCATCGGCCAGGGCTTCGTGCAAGGCGTCGAAGCGCAGGCCTTGTGGCGTGTCGGCCAACGTGTGCACCACACGTTTCAAAAGTTCTTCGCCGGGATAGCGGTTGGCCAGGAAGAACTGCTGGATGCGCTTGTCCTTTTCCTCGTGGATCAGAACGCAACGGGCCGGCTTGCCATCGCGGCCCGCCCGGCCGGACTCCTGGTAATAGGCATCCAGGCTGCCGGGCAACTGGGCATGCACGACCAGCCTGACGTCGGGCTTGTCGATCCCCATGCCGAAGGCATCGGTCGCGACCATGATGCGCAGCGATCCCGACATGAAGGCATTCTGCGCCTCTTCGCGCCGGGATCCGGCCAGCCGCCCATGGTAAAGGCCCGCCGGTTGGCCCGCTTCCGCAAGCATCGCGTGCAAGGCCTCTGCCTCCTTGACGGTAGCGGTGTAGACGATTGCGGGGCCGTCCGTGCCGGCGACCAGGTCGCGCACGGCGGCCTGTTTGCTTTCTTCACCGGCAACCTGCCGGACGGCGTAATACAGATTCTCCCGATAGACGCCGACCTTGATCACGCAGGCCGCCCGCAGATCGAGCGATTCGGCAATGTCCTGGATGACTTCATCGGTGGCCGTCGCGGTCATCGCCAGCACGGGAGGCCCCCCGAGCGCGCGCACCGCGCTGGGAATCTCCAGATAAGCGGGGCGGAAATCATGCCCCCATTGGGAAATGCAATGCGCCTCGTCGATCACGAAGAGCGATACCTGCTGGCGCGTCAGCCAGCGCATGAAGTCGGCGTCCGCCAGGCGCTCCGGCGTGACGAGCAGAATGGGGCGGCGCTGGCGGGCGGCATCGCGGCGGGAATCCGCCTGCTCCTGCTCGGAAATGGCGCTGTTGAAGACCGCCGCATCCACGCCGTATTCGGCCAGTTTCTCGTCCTGGTCCTTCATCAGTGCGATAAGCGGCGATACCACCACCGTCAGGCCTTCCATGCAAAGCGCCGGCGCTTGATAGCAAAGCGATTTGCCGCTGGCGGTGGGCATGACCGCAATCGTGTCGTTGCCTCGCATGACGCTGGCCATGACCTCCGCCTGACCCGGGCGCAAAACCCGGATGTCGAACTGCTCGTGCAGCACGTGCCGCAGTTGCACCGGGATGCCATCGAAGGGCGACGAAGGCTTGCGCTTACTCTTCGACGCCGGCATAGCTTGCATCGGACATATTGATGAGGCGGGGTTGCGCTTCACGCGCACGCTGGGACGCCGCCCGCAAGGCGCGGGGCAGCGAATAGGCGGGTCCTGTCGTCACCACGCGCGCGGGGGCGACGGTGGGGGCGCCATGGGCCGCAGCCGTCACGGCCGCGGGCTGGCGAGCGTCATCTTGGGCGGATTGCGCGGCCCCGCTCTTCGCTGTCGCTTGGGGAATGTCCTGGATGAGCGGAGCGGCCCCGCCGCGCGCGCCCGGTTCGGGGCGCGGTTCGGTTTTGGATCGGTTCGCGGCTGTCATGCGACGGCGTTGCGCCGGCCGCGATTCCTGCGGCGCATCGTCATCGCCGATGCGGTGGATCAGTACGCCGGGCGCGGCGGCAACAACCATGCTCTTGCGCTCCCGCTTCGGGGCAGCGTCACGGCGGATGTGATGGCCCTGCGGGATGGACGTGACGAACAGGGCCGGGCCGGCCACGGTTTTGGTTTGCTCCTTCATCGTGTACTCCCTTTGGTTCCTGTGGTCGCCGCCGCAACAGCCGCGGCGCGACGGCTCGGAAGCCTGAGCGCATCGAGCAAGAACGGTGCCGCGCGCGGCAGGGCTGCGAAAGCAGCAGGCAAAAGGGGGAGGAAGGGCAAGAAAAAGGCAGCCGGTGGGCTGCCTTTTCTGTATCGGCAGCCCCATGGGGCTGCCCTTCAAGTGTATGCGGCAGCCCATAGGGTTGCCTTGCGGTATTCGGTGGTGCCGGCAATAGGAGTCGAACCTACGACCTTCGCATTACGAATGCGCTGCTCTACCAACTGAGCTATGCCGGCTTGCCAGTCGGGGTGCGACCCCCGGCAAAGACCGAAATGATAGCAGAGTTTTCGGCTGCTAGGGAAGAGGGTGCAGCATGCGTCGTAGCTTTCATGACGTGCATCCGAAGGCGACCGGCGCCCGCTCCGCCTGTCGGGGCAAATGGCGCGTTCTTCGTTGGGTGTCATCAGGCGTCGGAACTTGCCGATTCGGGTTTCCCCCCATTCGGGCACAGTGATATATCAGAGTATTATCACTTGCGTTTTAGACGGATCCGCCATGGCCACCACACCGATACGTGCGCGCTTGCAGGCCGCAGACATTTCCGCCCCTGCCCCGGCGGCCGCGAAGGCGTCGTCGGGAGCCGCCCTGCGCGAGTTGGCCTATGCGGAGATAAAGCGCCGCATCATTTCGTGCGAGTTCCGGCCGGGTGAGGCGATCAATGAATCGCAGGTGGGGGCGCTGCTGGGGCTCGGGCGTACGCCGGTGCACCAGGCGCTGCATCGGCTGGAAAGCGACGGATTGGTATCGATCCTGCCCCGCAAAGGGGTGCTGGTCGCGCCGCTGTCCCTGAATGAAGTGCTCGACATGATCGAAGTGCGCCTGACGAACGAGCTGCTTTGCGTCACGCTTGCGGCCGAGCGGGCCCATGGCAGCGACATCCAGGCAATGCGCGACATCGTCCAGCGTTCGGAGGCCCTGCTGGCGCACCGGGACATCAACGGCCTGATGGAACTCGACCTGAAGTTCCATAACGCGATATCGGCCGCGTCCCGCAACCGCGTCCTGGCGGAACTGCTGCGGGGCCTGCACGAGAAACAGGCGCGCTTCTGGTTTCTGTCCCTGCAGGATCCGGTGCACCTGGCCAACGTCTATCACGAGCACATGGCGGTACTGGACGCGCTGGAAAGGCGCGACATCCCGGGCGCGCGCGACGCGATCCGGGCGCATATCGACGAGTTTCGCAAGAACATCATCCGCTCCATCTGACCCGAGGGCGGAATCACCGCGGCCGTGCGGCCGCATCCAACGGGGTTCATTGTCATGCCGCAATTGCAGTTCAACATCGCCGGAGTGGGCGAGCGCAGTATCCAGATCGATCGTCTCGTCATCGCCGGCTGGGCCGGCCGCGACGAGGCCGCCGTGCAGCACCACATCCGGGAGCTGCAGGAAATCGGCGTCAAGCCGCCGTCCACGGTTCCGTGCTATTACCCGCTTGCCGCCGCGCTGCTGACCACCGACACGGAAATCGAAGTGCCGCGCGCCGACTCCTCCGGTGAAGTGGAGGCCGTGCTGTTGTCCACGCCCGAAGGGCTGCTGGTGGGCATCGGTTCCGACCACACCGACCGCAAGGTCGAGGCCTACGACGTCACGGTATCCAAGCAGATGTGCGCCAAGCCGGTCAGCCGGGACCTGTGGCGCTTCGAGGAAGTGGCCGGCCACTGGGATCAGCTGGTGTCGCGCACCTGGCGTGTGCGCAACGGCGAGCGCGCGCTGTATCAGGAAGGACCCATGACCAGCCTGCGCGATCCGCGCGAGCTGGCCAGCAAGTACGCCGCCGACGCCGGTCTGCCGGTGGGAACGGCCATGTATTGCGGCACGCAGACCGTCATCGGCGAGCTGGGCTATGGCGAGGCGTTCGAAATGGAACTGCACGATCCGGTTTTGAACCGCACGCTTCGGCACGCCTACCGCGTCCGTGTGCTTCCCGTCTCCGACTGAACCGGCTAGTCCGAAAAAGGGGTGCTTTCCATGCAGACCATTCAGCAGTTGCAGGCCGACCTGGCGGCTGGCCGCGTGACCAGCGTCAGCCTGGTCGAGCAATCGCTCGCCGCTATCGAGGCCCATCGCAAGGGCGGCGGCAGTGCTTTCGTGCACGTCGACCCGGAAGGCGCGCTGCGCGCAGCACAGGCCAGCGACGCGGCGCGGCGGGCCGGCTTCGTGCCGTCGCCGATCGCCGGCCTGCCGGTTTCGATCAAGGATCTGTTCGACGTGCGCGGACAAGTCACCACCGCGGGCTCCAAGGCGCTCGCCGGCGCGCAGCCGGCCGCTCAGGACGCGGAAGCGGTGGCTCGTCTGCGCGCGGCCGGGGCGATCCTGATCGGCCGCACCAATATGAGCGAGTTCGCGTTTTCCGGACTGGGGCTGAACCCGCATTACGGAACGCCCCGCGCGCCTTTCGATGCGGCGCGTGTCGCCGGCGGCTCGACCTCGGGCGGCGCGGTCAGCGTGGCGCAAGGTATGGCGGTCGCAACCCTGGGCACCGATACGGGCGGTTCCATCCGCATTCCTTCCGCATTTTGCAACCTGACGGGATTCAAGCCCACGGCCCATCGGGTGTCGTTGAAGGGCGGGGTGCCCTTGTCGCGAACGCTCGACTCCGCGGGGCCGTTGGCGCGGTCGGTGTCGTGCTGCGCGATCCTCGATGGCATTCTCAGCGGCGAGCCGCTGGACGCCCGCCCCGCGGTGCTGAAGGGACTGCGGCTATACGTCACGCGGGATTTCGTGTTCAACGATGTGGATCCCGCCGTGGCGGCCGCGTTCGATGCGGCGTTGTCGCGCCTGTCCGCGGCCGGGGCTTCCATCGTGCCGTTCGATTTTCCCGAGCTGCACGAACTGCCCGTGATCAACGGCGGCGGCGGTTTCACGGCCGCCGAGGCTTGGCACTGGCATCGCGAGCTGCTGCGTACAAAGGGCGACGTTTATGACCAGCGCGTGGCCATGCGCATCCGGCGCGGCGAACAGCAATCCGCTGCCGACTATCTGCAATTGATCGACGCGCGCGCCCGCATGATGGCCGTTGCCGCCGACCGTCTGCGCGATGCGGATGCATGGCTGATGCCAACCGTGGCCGTGCGTCCGCCGCGGGTGGATGATCTGCAGCAGGACGATGCGTTCTTCTCGACCAATGCGCTGGTGTTGCGCAATACCAGCGTGATCAATTTCCTGGACGGATGCGCGGTGTCGCTGCCTGCCGGCGAGCCCGGTATCGGGCTGGCCGTATGCGGCCTGCACGACGCGGACGCAAGAATCCTGCAGGTTTCCGGGGCCATCGAACCCGTATTGGCCTGACATCACCCATCCCGCCGCGGGGCGGGCAACTATTACTACTTCCGGAGTTTTCCATGTCGTCCACCGTTACCCCGGCGCCGGGTGGGGCTTCTTTTGCGCCGCTCCCGGCGGAGCGCACGCTTGCGTACCGCAAGATCGCAGTACGTTTGATTCCGTTCCTGGTCTTCCTGTTCGTGCTGGCGTGGATCGACCGCGTGAACATCGGCTTTGCGAAACTGCAGATGCTGCAGGACCTGCAGTTCAGCGAAACCGTCTATGGGCTCGGCGCGGGCATCTTCTTCATCGGCTATTTTCTGTTCGAAGTCCCGAGCAATCTGCTTCTGGAGAAGATAGGCGCGCGCCGCACGCTGGCCCGCATCACGATCCTGTGGGGTTTGGCCTCCATGGCCATGATCTTCGTGAAGACGCCCACGCAGTTCTATGTGCTTCGATTCCTCTTGGGCGTTTTCGAGGCGGGCTTCTTCCCGGGCGTCGTTCTGTATTTGACGTACTGGTTCCCGGCCGACCGCCGTGCCCGCATCAACGGCTACTTCATGACGTCTTTCGCCATCGCGGGCGTGGTGGGCGGCCCGCTCGCCGGGTTGATCATGAGCGTGATGTCGGGCGTGGAAGGGCTGACCAATTGGCAATGGCTGTTCGTGATCGAAGGCATCCCGTCAGTGCTGGCCGGCTTCGCCGTCCTGGCCTGGCTGCCGGAAAAGCCGGCCGATGCGAAATGGCTGAATGACCGCGAACGCCAGATCGTGCAACGCGATTTGGACGCCGAACGCCGCGACCCCGCCAAACATTCGTCCCTGCGGCATGCCTTCAACGGCCGGGTGTGGCTGTGCGCCCTGATCTATTTCTGCATCGTGAGCGGCAACGCCACCATCGCCTTCTGGACGCCTTCGATCATCAAGGAACTGGGCGTGCAGGGCAACTTCCATATCGGCCTGGTCTCGGCGATTCCGTTCATTCTGGGCACGATCGCCATGGTGCTGAACGGCATACATTCAGACCGCACCGGCGAGCGCCGTCTGCATAGCGTCTTCGCCAGCGTGATCGCCGCCGCCGGCCTGATGGCTACCGGTTATCTGCTGGGCAGTCCGGTGATGGCACTGTATGCGCTGTCGTTCGCCGCCATCGGCATCCTCGCCGCATTCCCTGTGTTCTGGTCGCTGCCGGCGGCGTTCCTGACCGGTACCGCCGCCGCGGGCGGCATCGCGCTGATCAACTCCGTGGGCAACCTGGCTGGCTTCGCCGCCCCTTACCTGATGGGTTGGCTGAAGGACAAGACCGGCAGCCTGGCTTCGGGCTTGTACAGTGTGGGCCTGATGGAACTGTGCGCCGCGCTGCTGGTGCTGCTGTTCATCAAGGTCAAGCGGGACCTGCCGAAGGCTTGAGGCAATGGCGCTACGCCGGTTTCGTGCAGCAGGAAGCCGCGCGAAACCGGCGCACCAAGCAGGCGGGGCGCCGAGCCCGCCGCAAAAAAACGAGCGGGTGTTGCACAACCAAAAAAATTCGTGCTATAGTCTCGCTTCTCTAGCAGTTCCCCGATAGCTCAGTCGGTAGAGCGACGGACTGTTAATCCGCAGGTCGCTGGTTCGAGCCCAGCTCGGGGAGCCAAAAACTCTAGAGAGAAGTACCGATAGATCAAGCATTTAGGCCATCCTCAGGGGTGGCCTTTTGCTTTTCCGGCGCCGAATTTTGGGTTCGATTTTGGACGGATGTTGGACAGCGTCAAATATCCACCACCCATCCAGCACTGGACTTTAACCAGCCAAGAGCGTTGTCCATCGGCACGCCGGCGCGCCACACGTCGGTGGCTTCCTTGCCCTTGCACTAGCGGCTTGACCCGAGCAGGTTCTGCTGGGGGCATTACAGCCCGACAATGGGCGGTGGTGCCAGGTCCCGTTTCACTGATGTGAATGAGTCTTGGATTTTTCTATGGTTCGAGCCGGGACTTCATGGTTGCAAGAACCTTGGCTTTGCGCGAAGAGATGTTCCTTCCGCATTCATTGGCCAGTCTCAGGAGGTTGTGACCATGCTAGTCAACAATGTCAATTCAGGTCGTGTCGTCGACACCTACCCTAACGCGATTTCGCAGAGTCTGCCCGTTTATGGCTCGCCGGCCGAGAAGGCATTCTCGGAATATCAATCAGGAAGCGCAGCGCAGATCGGTAAGGGGCGCGCCAAGCGCGATACGCTTTGGCAGGAGATAGAGTTGAAAGACGTTCCCGAATCGGGAGCGTTGAGAGATAGCAATCGCGATCGCCTGAATGAATTGGGCAACGAGATAAAAAAAGATCCAAATAAATTCACGAAAATAGAGATGGACGGTTGCTATAAGCGGGTCAAGGAAGGCGCGAAGAAAAGCGTAGCCAATGCGGAAGAATACCTAGAAGGTTATCTACGAGGGGCGGGGATCGAAAAGGATATCGAAACCGGAGAAAAACGGTGCGGCCGGTCCAGGGATGATTTCCGCAACAAACATAAGGTAGAAGTCAGGGTGTATACGGCCTAGTAGGCTAAACATTCCCCGTGACTGTCCACGACCGCAACATGCGGTGATATTCCGTTCTTGCGGGATACTTGCTCCGTTGTTCAGGCTGCGGCGCGCAGTGCGTTCTCCGCGTCGCAGTTTTCTCCCGCCACGCCGACCGTTTAGCCGCTGTTGCCAGCACTGCCGCTGGTGCCCTAGCACTCCCGCCGGCACCACGCGCTCCCACTCGATGCTTTTAGCACGCGTCGGATTCTCTCGAGCTTTGTAGCCGCACGATTCGAGGTCTATCTTTTTCTGGTGTATATGCAGCCGCAATACAACTCGGTTTTGGTGGAACTCGGTTTGTGCCCTTTCGCTTGGAACAGCAGCCTTTCTCCCGCTACATACACCGCCGTGTTGGCCAACACGCAAACGTAGCTGTATTTCACGGGAGAACTTCAGAATGACCCTATCCGCATGCCGCAATGATTGTTCGCGATCCGCCGCATCGCCCAACGTATCCGCCGACTACTCCCAGAATGGGGCGCGCGGCGATATGAAGGCATCGAAAGACGGGCGTTACGCCGACATGGCGGCGCTTCTGGACGCCGCGGCGAAGGACCCAACGCCGATCTTCGATAACGCGAACTTCGGGCCTCTGAGCCCAGAGGAACGCGCCGCATCGGATCGGAGCCTGTTGACGTCAGGGCTGAAAGCCTAGCGGACGACGCCCACCCATTCCACCGGAAAGCGCGCGGCCTGCGATGCCGGCCTTCAACACGCCGGCGTCCTGCTTCGGTACCTGGGCGGCTCCCGCCGCCTACAATCGGCGCTAGAGCAGGGCGGGGGCGGCCGGACAACGCGGCCCGTGTCCGGCATCCCGTTTCCAGCGCCGGCGCGCGCCGGCATGCCGACACGTTTACCCGCCACCGCGTGCCATCACCGGGAGTGACCATCATGAAAACGATCCGTTCGGCTTTGCCCCTCGTCTTGCTCGTGGCCGCCTGCGCCGTAATGGCGGGGTGTGCCGATGGGTCGTCCCGACGGGCCGGCTCGGGACCCTACAACGCGCCGGCTCCCACGACGCCGTCCAATGACATGGGCAGCCGTGCCGGCGGATCCAGGCCAGCCTTGAGCATTCAGGCAGGCGAGGGGGAGAAGCTGTATCTGCCGTGGTTCATCAACGACGTCGCAGGCTGGGTGAACGCCCGCAACGCGCCAGATGCGCTGGAGCGGCCTCCTGGTACGCCTTGATCATTTCGCGCGTTCGCTGCAATCGTCCAATGGCTTGGCGGCCCGCAATCTTCCGCCTTGGAGTGCAACTGACGCTCCCAATGAAGCGTGGCTCCTCCGGGCGCGGCCATGCTGCCGTGCAGCGGCTTCTCGTCGTGCTTGCCGTGGTGGCGATGATGCTGGCGCGCCCGGCCGTAGCGACTGAAGCAAGTTCCGCAGAGCCGTATTCCACAAACGCCATTACGCTCGTGGTCGGCTTTCCTCCGGGCGCGGACGCGGACGCACTGGCCCGGCTGATTGCCCGCCACGTCGGCGCCGCCCTCAAACAGAAGATCATCGTTGCGTACAGGCCGGGCGCGGCGGGCAATATCGCCGCGGCTTACGTGGCGCGCGCGCAAGCCGACGGACAGACGCTGTATCTGGCCGTGCGTCCGAACACCCTGCATAAGGTGCTGTATCCGGACGTGGCGTACGACTTCTCCCGTGACCTCTCGCCGGTCGCGCTGGTCGCCACAATGCCCTTCGTCATGGTGACCGGTGCAAATTCTCCCATCGCGACGATCCAAGACCTGCTGCAGCGGGCTCGCCGCGATCCCGGCGCTTTGAGCTGCGCCTCGGACGGCATGGGCTCGGCACCGCATCTGCTGTGCGAACGGCTGCAGCAGCAGGCGCGCATCGGGATGCTGCACGTGCCGTATCGGGGCGCCGCCCCTGCGCTGACCGACGTGATGGGGGGCCGCATAGACGTGCAGATCGTCCCCGTTGCGGCGGCCCTGCCGCACATCGCGTCCGGCAGGCTGCGGCCGCTGGCCGTGATGTCGGCCACGCGGCTTCCGGCGCTGGCCCATGTCCCAACCATGGAAGAGGCCGGTGTGCCGGGCCTGTCGCTGCAGGCGTGGTACGGGCTGGTGGCGCCCGCCGGCACGCCCGCTCCGGTCATCGAACGATTGAACCGCTCGACGAACACGGCGCTGCGCGGCCCGGGTTTGCGTGATGCAATGGCCCGGCTGGCGTACGCCGTCCCCGCACAGCCCAATACGCCGGCGATGTTCCAGGCATGGATCGCCGAAGAGACGGCGCGATGGACGGCTGTCCTGCAAGGGGGCGTGGGGCAGCCGCGCCGCTGAGTCCGGCGGGCGGGTGCGGCGACGGCGCCACAAGTCCATGCCGGCGGCAGTGGATTCAGGGCATGCCGGGGCGGGCCTTCGTACAATGCCTTCGCTGCATTGCAGCAATTCTCTGGCTCTTCCGCTACACCAGGACAATTCGATGTTGGATCAACCCGCCGCGCCTGCCCGGCCCGGCCCAGTACTTCTTGCGCTCGCGGTTGGCAGCTTCGCCATTGGCACGACCGAGTTCGCGACCATGAGCCTGCTGCCGTATTTCTCGAAAAGCCTAGGCATCGACGCGCCCACGGCAGGCCACGTCATCAGCGCCTACGCCCTCGGCGTGGTCGTGGGCGCGCCGGTGCTCGCGGTGCTTGGAGCGAAGCTTCCGCGCCGCACGCTGCTGATCCTGCTGATGGCGTTGTTCGCCGTCGGCAACGGCCTGAGCGCGCTGGCGCCCGACTATCACTCGATGCTGTTGTTCCGTTTCCTGAGCGGACTGCCGCACGGGGCCTATTTCGGCATTGCGTCGCTGGTGGCCAGTTCGCTGGTGCCCGCGAATCGCCGGACCGTCGCGGTGGGCCGGGTGTTTCTCGGTTTGACGTGCGCCACCATCGTCGGCGTGCCGCTGGCCAATTGGCTGGGGCAGGCGGTGGGATGGCGCTGGAGCTTCGGCCTGGTGGCCTTGCTGGCGATTCTGACCATGGTCAGCGTACGGCTGTTCGCACCGAACACGCCGGCGGATCCCGATTCGAGTCCGCTGCGCGAGCTCGGCGCGCTCCGCCGCGCGCAGGTCTGGCTGACGCTCGGCATCGGGGCGGTCGGGTTCGGCGGCATGTTCGCGGTCTACACCTACCTGGTGGACACCCTGACGGCGGTCACCCACGTGTCGGCCGCTACTGCGCCGCTGGTCCTCAGCATCTTCGGCGCGGGATTGACGGTGGGCAATATGGTCGTGCCGCTTTACGCGGACCGGGCCCTGATGCGCACCGCCGGCGCATTGCTGGTCTGGGCCGCAGTCATCCTGGCGCTGTTTCCGCTGATGGCGGGCAACCTCTGGCTGGCGATGATCAATGTCTTCCTGATCGGCATCGGCGGATCGCTGGCCAGCGTGTTGCAGACGCGGTTGATGGACGTCGCCGAGGACGCGCAGGGCCTTGCGGCCGCGCTGAACCATTCTGCCTTCAACACCGCCAACGCGCTCGGCCCATTCCTGGGCGGACTGGCGATCGCGGCGGGCTACGGATGGACTTCCACAGGCTGGGTCGGCAGCCTGCTGGCGGTCGCCAGCATGCCTTTGTGGGTTATCTCCGTGGCGCTGCAAAGGCGGCGCCGCGCCGCCCTTGCCGTGGCCAACCAGGCTGGCTGAACGCGGACGCATCGGTCCCCGGGGCGTTGGTCATGTCGCTCGGCTTTCGGGGGGCGTTCGGCAGGCGGAGGGTCTTCGGGCGGCGAGCGGGCGCGCCGTCTGCCCGCCACCGGGCGGGGACGTGGGACGCCCAGACCGAGGTTCCACGCCGAGGCTGGTCTACGCCTTCGCTGCTGTGCGGATCAGGGCGGCGCGGCGGGCCCGCAGGGCCGCGAGCTGTTTCTCCATTTCCCGCGCTCGTAATTTCTCTCCCAACGCCCGGCTTCCCTGCAGCCGCAGGACGGCGATGCGGCGGTATTGGCATTCCAGCTGGTGTGCGCACTCGGCGATCAGAAAATCCGTCTTGCGCAGATCGATGTACGGCTCGTGGTCCTTGATCATGGGAGCTCCGGGATGGTTGGGAACGGGCTGCGCGCGGGATGCGGAGCGGCGAGTATGCGCGTTTGCCGGGAGCGCCAGCAGGGGAGCAGTGTGTTCGGTGGGCGACGTTCAGTTGGCTGCCATCGCCACGGCGTCATCGGATAATCCTTCGGGATACGCGCCGCCGCATCGCACCGCCCATGCAGCGGTCGTGGCCCAACGGTGATCCTGCCCGCCAGGCTGCCGCGGCCCGGACCTGCCGCCTGAGCGCGGCAGGCGATGAGCGGTCCGTCGACACGGAGAGCCGCAGCGTTCATTCGCTCAGATGCAGCGACGCGGCCATGGCGGACAGCCGCGTCGGAAGGTCATAATCCGGAAACCGGCGTGACCCGCCACGCCGTTCCGCAAGGAACGATGCGGTGCGCGGGCCGCGCGTGTCCCACGGAGAAGGCGCGCATGACGAGGTTTGCCGCGAATCTAAGCTTGATGTACCCGGAGTTCGAATTCCTGGACCGCTTTCGCGCGGCCGCTCAGGACGGTTTCACGGCGGTGGAGTGCACGTTCCCCTATGCCTGGGACACCGGCGACTTGCGCAATCGTTTGGACGATTGGGGCTTGCGACAGGTGCTGTTGAACGCGCCCCCGGGCGATGCCGACGCCGGCGAGC
The sequence above is a segment of the Bordetella genomosp. 9 genome. Coding sequences within it:
- a CDS encoding MFS transporter, whose amino-acid sequence is MLDQPAAPARPGPVLLALAVGSFAIGTTEFATMSLLPYFSKSLGIDAPTAGHVISAYALGVVVGAPVLAVLGAKLPRRTLLILLMALFAVGNGLSALAPDYHSMLLFRFLSGLPHGAYFGIASLVASSLVPANRRTVAVGRVFLGLTCATIVGVPLANWLGQAVGWRWSFGLVALLAILTMVSVRLFAPNTPADPDSSPLRELGALRRAQVWLTLGIGAVGFGGMFAVYTYLVDTLTAVTHVSAATAPLVLSIFGAGLTVGNMVVPLYADRALMRTAGALLVWAAVILALFPLMAGNLWLAMINVFLIGIGGSLASVLQTRLMDVAEDAQGLAAALNHSAFNTANALGPFLGGLAIAAGYGWTSTGWVGSLLAVASMPLWVISVALQRRRRAALAVANQAG
- a CDS encoding Bug family tripartite tricarboxylate transporter substrate binding protein codes for the protein MKRGSSGRGHAAVQRLLVVLAVVAMMLARPAVATEASSAEPYSTNAITLVVGFPPGADADALARLIARHVGAALKQKIIVAYRPGAAGNIAAAYVARAQADGQTLYLAVRPNTLHKVLYPDVAYDFSRDLSPVALVATMPFVMVTGANSPIATIQDLLQRARRDPGALSCASDGMGSAPHLLCERLQQQARIGMLHVPYRGAAPALTDVMGGRIDVQIVPVAAALPHIASGRLRPLAVMSATRLPALAHVPTMEEAGVPGLSLQAWYGLVAPAGTPAPVIERLNRSTNTALRGPGLRDAMARLAYAVPAQPNTPAMFQAWIAEETARWTAVLQGGVGQPRR
- a CDS encoding MFS transporter, with amino-acid sequence MSSTVTPAPGGASFAPLPAERTLAYRKIAVRLIPFLVFLFVLAWIDRVNIGFAKLQMLQDLQFSETVYGLGAGIFFIGYFLFEVPSNLLLEKIGARRTLARITILWGLASMAMIFVKTPTQFYVLRFLLGVFEAGFFPGVVLYLTYWFPADRRARINGYFMTSFAIAGVVGGPLAGLIMSVMSGVEGLTNWQWLFVIEGIPSVLAGFAVLAWLPEKPADAKWLNDRERQIVQRDLDAERRDPAKHSSLRHAFNGRVWLCALIYFCIVSGNATIAFWTPSIIKELGVQGNFHIGLVSAIPFILGTIAMVLNGIHSDRTGERRLHSVFASVIAAAGLMATGYLLGSPVMALYALSFAAIGILAAFPVFWSLPAAFLTGTAAAGGIALINSVGNLAGFAAPYLMGWLKDKTGSLASGLYSVGLMELCAALLVLLFIKVKRDLPKA